The sequence GAAGATATCCTTCATGAACGAGGCATAGATGTCTGCCATGAGACGATTCGTTATTGGTGGAATAAGTTTGGCTCCATTTTTTCTAAAGAAATGAAGAAAACGGCGAACCATAAAGTATCAAACTGGCGTTGGCATATTGATGAAGTCTTTGTCAAAATTAATGGTGAGTTGCATTATCTATGGCGTACTGTTGATCATGAGGGAACGGTTCTTGATTGTTACGTTACAAAGAGGCGAGACAGGAAAGCAGCACTTAAGGTCTTGAAGAAGCTAATGGCTCGTCACGGAATTCCAAATGAGATTGTGACTGATAAGCTTCGTTCTTATAAAGCTGCATTGAGAGATATGGGTGCAATGCATTTACAAACAACTAAACAATATCAAAACAATCAGGTTGAGAATTCCCATCTTCATTTTCGACGGCGGGAGAGGGGGATGAATAAGTTTAGATCAATGCAATCATTGCAAAAGTTTACATCCATTCACTCTTCTTTCCTCAATCACTTTAACCATCA is a genomic window of Rickettsiales bacterium containing:
- a CDS encoding IS6 family transposase; its protein translation is MSKSDLFKYYKTSPEIIKLAVMYYIRYPLSLRQVEDILHERGIDVCHETIRYWWNKFGSIFSKEMKKTANHKVSNWRWHIDEVFVKINGELHYLWRTVDHEGTVLDCYVTKRRDRKAALKVLKKLMARHGIPNEIVTDKLRSYKAALRDMGAMHLQTTKQYQNNQVENSHLHFRRRERGMNKFRSMQSLQKFTSIHSSFLNHFNHQRHIEKRGNFKELRQRSVDL